A portion of the Candidatus Polarisedimenticolaceae bacterium genome contains these proteins:
- a CDS encoding response regulator, with protein sequence MSVPKRVLVADDEPAILAAMAELLRLEGFEVAAAHDGPTALEAAGRFHPDAMILDVMMPGENGYRVSRAVKSATGDAPIPKVLIVTARRLDDDPEREALFLQFSMADGVLYKPFRLADLLDRLHQLLDDAPKKAAQAS encoded by the coding sequence GTGAGCGTCCCGAAGCGGGTCCTGGTCGCCGACGACGAGCCGGCCATTCTGGCCGCGATGGCGGAGCTCCTGCGCCTCGAGGGTTTCGAGGTGGCAGCCGCCCACGACGGTCCGACGGCGCTCGAGGCCGCGGGGCGTTTCCATCCCGACGCGATGATCCTCGACGTCATGATGCCCGGCGAGAACGGTTACCGGGTTTCCCGAGCCGTCAAGAGCGCGACCGGCGACGCCCCGATTCCGAAGGTGCTGATCGTCACCGCGAGGCGCCTGGACGACGACCCCGAGCGCGAGGCGCTTTTCCTGCAGTTCTCGATGGCGGACGGGGTCCTCTACAAGCCGTTCAGGCTCGCCGACCTTCTGGACCGCCTCCATCAGCTGCTGGACGACGCCCCGAAGAAGGCCGCGCAGGCTTCCTGA
- a CDS encoding ATP-dependent DNA helicase: protein MTEESIAGFFAPGGGLERAHPDYETRPGQLAMALAVEETFRDGGRLLVEAGTGTGKTLAYLIPAIRSGRRVVVSTGTRNLQDQIFQQDLPFLRNKAGLRFDAVLMKGRDNYLCRQKWAEFEKQPLLEVREEARWIRPIAAWSRATRSGDRAEVGDLPDDLRLWRDVNARADTCSGRKCPEFETCWLTRLKRAAENAQVVVVNHHLFFADLAVRSAYGAVLPEYDTVVFDEAHLLEDTATAFFGTTVSTAQVDELARDAEKLAGGKSSASGLREASRAFFDEVRRHFPDGAGRRPFPSQERGGPDLDEAWGTLSGAIDEAVRAAGTAGEGIEGRAAELKAAFVAVLDRKQAGFVYGVERRGRLGVILSASPIDVAQTLRERLFDSLHASVLCSATLAVSGRFDFFRRRLGLEDARGEIVESPFDPATQARLYLPKSMPEPRDPSFVPRAIGEIRRLLEITRGRAFLLFTSYANLHKVKDALEREGRWALFVQGEGSKAALVERFRETPEAVLLGTSSFWHGVDVPGEALSLVVIDKLPFDVPNDPLVAARIDRIREDGGSPFDEYQLPLAVLELKQGVGRLLRRKTDRGIVAVLDPRLTTKGYGRTFLKSLPAYPVLRDQEACAAFFGASSSS from the coding sequence GTGACCGAGGAGTCGATCGCGGGGTTCTTCGCCCCCGGCGGGGGGCTCGAGCGGGCGCACCCCGACTACGAGACCCGGCCGGGGCAGCTCGCGATGGCCCTCGCGGTCGAGGAGACGTTTCGCGACGGCGGGCGTCTGCTCGTCGAGGCGGGGACCGGCACGGGGAAGACCCTCGCCTACCTGATCCCCGCGATCCGCTCGGGTCGACGCGTGGTCGTCTCGACGGGGACGCGCAACCTCCAGGACCAGATCTTCCAGCAGGACCTGCCGTTCCTGCGGAACAAGGCGGGTCTGCGGTTCGACGCGGTCCTGATGAAGGGGCGCGACAACTACCTCTGCCGGCAGAAGTGGGCGGAGTTCGAGAAGCAGCCCCTCCTCGAGGTGCGCGAGGAGGCGCGGTGGATCCGGCCGATCGCCGCCTGGTCGCGCGCGACGCGAAGCGGCGACCGCGCCGAGGTCGGGGACCTCCCCGACGACCTGCGGCTCTGGCGCGACGTCAACGCCCGCGCGGACACCTGCTCGGGGCGCAAATGCCCCGAGTTCGAGACCTGCTGGCTCACGCGGCTCAAGCGCGCCGCCGAGAACGCGCAGGTCGTCGTCGTGAACCACCACCTCTTCTTCGCCGACCTCGCGGTGCGCTCGGCGTACGGCGCGGTCCTCCCCGAATACGACACGGTCGTCTTCGACGAGGCGCACCTGCTCGAGGACACCGCGACCGCCTTTTTCGGGACGACCGTCTCGACCGCGCAGGTCGACGAGCTCGCCCGCGACGCCGAGAAGCTCGCGGGGGGGAAGTCGTCCGCGTCGGGGCTTCGCGAGGCGTCGCGGGCGTTCTTCGACGAGGTGCGACGCCACTTCCCCGACGGCGCGGGGCGGCGCCCGTTCCCCTCCCAGGAGCGCGGCGGCCCCGACCTCGACGAGGCGTGGGGGACGCTCTCGGGGGCGATCGACGAAGCGGTCCGCGCGGCGGGAACCGCGGGGGAAGGGATCGAGGGGCGCGCGGCGGAGCTCAAGGCGGCGTTCGTCGCGGTCCTCGACCGGAAGCAGGCCGGGTTCGTGTACGGCGTCGAGCGGCGCGGTCGGCTGGGGGTGATCCTGAGCGCCTCGCCGATCGACGTCGCGCAGACCCTCCGCGAGCGCCTGTTCGACTCGCTGCACGCGAGCGTGTTGTGCTCCGCGACCCTCGCCGTCTCGGGGAGGTTCGACTTCTTTCGCAGGCGGCTGGGCCTGGAGGACGCGCGCGGGGAGATCGTGGAGTCGCCTTTCGATCCGGCGACGCAGGCCCGGCTGTACCTCCCGAAGTCGATGCCCGAGCCGCGCGACCCTTCCTTCGTCCCGCGCGCGATCGGGGAGATCCGGCGCCTGCTCGAGATCACCAGGGGGCGCGCGTTCCTGCTCTTCACCTCCTACGCGAATCTCCACAAGGTGAAGGACGCCCTCGAGCGCGAGGGGAGGTGGGCGTTGTTCGTCCAGGGGGAAGGGAGCAAGGCGGCCCTCGTCGAGCGGTTCCGCGAGACCCCCGAGGCCGTGCTCCTGGGCACGTCGTCGTTCTGGCACGGGGTCGACGTTCCCGGCGAGGCGCTCTCGCTCGTGGTCATCGACAAGCTCCCCTTCGACGTGCCGAACGACCCCCTGGTCGCCGCGCGGATCGACCGCATCCGCGAGGACGGCGGCAGCCCCTTCGACGAGTACCAGCTGCCGCTCGCGGTGCTCGAGCTCAAGCAGGGGGTCGGGCGCCTGCTGCGGCGGAAGACCGACCGGGGGATCGTCGCCGTTCTCGACCCGCGCCTCACGACGAAGGGGTACGGGCGGACCTTCCTGAAGTCGCTTCCTGCGTACCCGGTCCTGCGCGATCAGGAAGCCTGCGCGGCCTTCTTCGGGGCGTCGTCCAGCAGCTGA
- the glyA gene encoding serine hydroxymethyltransferase: protein MTTMNQGLRAVDPEVADAILHETERQAKGLELIASENFVSEAVLEAMGSVFTNKYAEGYPGRRYYGGCEHTDVVERLAIERAKQIFGAEHANVQPHSGSQANQAVYMTVLQPGDTVLGMDLSHGGHLTHGHPLNLSGKLYRFHAYGVRKEDETLDYDALEKIAAEHRPKLIVCGASAYPRVIDFERIAAIAKSVGAKVMADIAHVAGLVATGRHPSPVPHCEFVTTTTHKTLRGPRGGLILCKAEFAKELDKVLFPGVQGGPLVHIIAAKAVAFREALTPEYRGYIDRVMENAKALAAAMAAEGYRIVSGGTDNHLFLMDVFSKGITGKVGEKALEAAGITVNKNTIPFDPNPPMVASGIRVGTPAITTRGMGVAEMKEVASLIARALDARESPDGLRAIAADVERLASRFPLYAARLLTSRA from the coding sequence ATGACGACGATGAATCAGGGCCTGAGGGCCGTCGATCCCGAGGTCGCCGACGCGATCCTCCACGAAACCGAGCGGCAGGCGAAGGGGCTCGAGCTGATCGCCTCCGAGAACTTCGTCAGCGAGGCGGTCCTGGAGGCGATGGGCTCGGTCTTCACGAACAAATACGCCGAAGGGTATCCCGGCCGGCGGTATTACGGCGGGTGCGAGCACACCGACGTCGTCGAGCGGCTGGCGATCGAGCGGGCGAAGCAGATCTTCGGCGCCGAGCACGCCAACGTGCAGCCGCACTCCGGATCGCAGGCGAACCAGGCCGTCTACATGACCGTGCTCCAGCCCGGCGACACCGTGCTGGGGATGGACCTCTCGCACGGCGGACACCTGACCCACGGCCACCCTCTCAACCTCTCCGGGAAGCTCTACCGCTTCCACGCCTACGGCGTCCGCAAGGAGGACGAGACCCTCGACTACGACGCCCTCGAGAAGATCGCGGCCGAGCACAGGCCCAAGCTCATCGTCTGCGGCGCGTCGGCCTACCCCCGGGTGATCGACTTCGAGCGGATCGCGGCGATCGCGAAGTCGGTCGGCGCGAAGGTGATGGCGGACATCGCCCACGTCGCGGGACTCGTCGCGACCGGGCGGCATCCGAGCCCCGTACCGCATTGCGAGTTCGTGACGACGACCACGCACAAGACCCTGCGCGGCCCGCGGGGCGGCCTCATCCTCTGCAAGGCGGAGTTCGCCAAGGAGCTCGACAAGGTTCTCTTCCCCGGCGTGCAGGGCGGGCCGCTCGTCCACATCATCGCGGCGAAGGCGGTCGCCTTCCGCGAGGCGTTGACCCCGGAGTACCGCGGGTACATCGACCGCGTGATGGAGAACGCGAAGGCGCTCGCCGCCGCGATGGCCGCCGAGGGGTACCGCATCGTCTCCGGCGGGACCGACAACCACCTCTTCCTGATGGACGTCTTCTCGAAGGGGATCACCGGGAAGGTCGGGGAGAAGGCCCTCGAGGCCGCCGGGATCACGGTCAACAAGAACACGATCCCGTTCGACCCCAACCCGCCGATGGTCGCGAGCGGCATCCGCGTCGGAACACCCGCCATCACCACGCGCGGGATGGGCGTCGCCGAGATGAAGGAGGTCGCCTCGCTGATCGCGCGCGCCCTCGACGCTCGCGAGAGCCCGGACGGCCTTCGCGCGATCGCCGCGGACGTCGAGCGGCTCGCCTCGCGGTTCCCGCTCTACGCGGCGCGGCTTCTGACCTCGCGCGCGTGA
- the rpiB gene encoding ribose 5-phosphate isomerase B, with translation MKLGVGSDHAGYQAKEHLKRWLAERGHEVEDVGTHGTASVDYPDYAGQVGRLVASGTVKLGLLVCGSGIGMSIAANKVKGVRAAVCSEPFSSRFSRMHNDANVLCLGARVTGLGLMEDTLEAFLNAAFEGGRHANRVEKIGRLENDCGC, from the coding sequence ATGAAGCTCGGCGTCGGCTCCGATCACGCGGGGTACCAGGCGAAAGAGCACCTCAAGCGCTGGCTCGCCGAGCGCGGCCACGAGGTCGAGGACGTCGGGACGCACGGCACGGCCTCGGTCGACTACCCCGACTACGCGGGGCAGGTCGGACGGCTGGTCGCCTCGGGGACGGTCAAGCTCGGTCTGCTCGTCTGCGGGAGCGGCATCGGGATGTCGATCGCGGCGAACAAGGTGAAGGGAGTCCGCGCGGCGGTCTGTTCCGAGCCCTTCTCGTCGAGGTTCTCCCGCATGCACAACGACGCGAACGTCCTGTGTCTGGGCGCCCGCGTGACGGGGCTCGGACTGATGGAGGACACCCTCGAGGCGTTCCTGAACGCCGCGTTCGAGGGGGGGCGCCACGCGAACCGCGTCGAGAAGATCGGCAGGCTCGAGAACGATTGCGGCTGCTGA
- a CDS encoding HD domain-containing protein — MPEPMRRVFERLEEETLAPFALRSKNATRRHPLEDEGRAFDYRTAFQRDRDRIVYSRAFRRLRQKAVAGILPAYEDHRRNRLTHTLEVAQVARTIARALRLNEDAVEAIALAHDLGQPPFGPAGERALDDLLSGRRDGKGGPGLGDLGGFEKAWQGVRIVDRLEKRYEHAGLNLTDPVREGILKSGRSGRPRGETLEGVRDGEPAVLETQVVALADRIASALHDLDDALQAGAVGVEEVERLRAVAELKRKLGGKWRARASRFMKANAIHRGLTHLLVTGTILGSRENLDGFEGEPTGREIAPSAAGARLLSDLEGFLERRVHRGSEAEKVEARGRRAVLGLFGAYFSDPGLLDDHVLLRYKELAGVPYFRDLPREIRDREASQRYRKDPRFTRLLADHLAAMTDGYVLAEFGRLLEIGAVPIPSVEQLLREEGR; from the coding sequence ATGCCCGAGCCGATGCGCCGCGTTTTCGAGCGTCTCGAGGAGGAAACGCTGGCGCCGTTCGCGCTGCGCTCGAAGAACGCGACCCGGCGCCATCCCCTCGAGGATGAAGGGCGCGCCTTCGACTACCGGACGGCGTTCCAGCGTGACCGGGACCGCATCGTCTATTCCCGGGCCTTCCGGAGGCTAAGGCAGAAGGCGGTCGCGGGGATCCTCCCGGCGTACGAGGACCACCGGCGCAACCGGCTGACGCACACCCTCGAGGTGGCGCAGGTCGCCAGGACGATCGCGCGGGCGCTGAGGCTGAACGAGGACGCCGTCGAGGCGATCGCGCTCGCGCACGACCTCGGCCAGCCCCCGTTCGGGCCCGCAGGGGAGCGTGCGCTCGACGATCTGTTGTCCGGGCGCCGGGACGGGAAGGGGGGCCCGGGCCTCGGCGACCTCGGCGGATTCGAGAAAGCCTGGCAGGGGGTCCGCATCGTCGACCGCCTCGAGAAACGGTACGAGCACGCGGGACTGAACCTCACCGATCCCGTCCGCGAGGGGATCCTCAAGTCGGGGCGTTCGGGGCGGCCTCGCGGGGAGACCCTCGAGGGGGTGCGCGACGGCGAGCCCGCGGTCCTCGAGACGCAGGTCGTGGCCCTCGCCGACCGCATCGCCTCGGCCCTGCACGACCTCGACGACGCGCTGCAGGCCGGGGCGGTCGGAGTCGAGGAGGTCGAGCGGCTGCGCGCCGTCGCGGAGCTGAAGCGCAAGCTCGGCGGGAAATGGCGCGCGCGGGCCTCGCGCTTCATGAAGGCGAACGCGATCCACCGCGGCCTCACGCACCTCCTCGTGACGGGGACGATCCTGGGAAGCCGCGAGAATCTCGACGGGTTCGAAGGAGAGCCCACGGGACGGGAGATCGCGCCGAGCGCCGCGGGAGCGAGGCTGCTCTCGGACCTCGAGGGGTTCCTCGAGCGCCGCGTCCATCGCGGGTCGGAGGCCGAGAAGGTCGAGGCGCGCGGACGGCGCGCCGTCCTGGGGTTGTTCGGGGCCTACTTCTCCGACCCGGGGCTCCTCGACGACCACGTCCTGCTCCGTTACAAGGAACTCGCCGGCGTGCCATACTTCCGCGACCTCCCCCGCGAGATCCGCGACCGGGAAGCCTCGCAGCGGTACCGCAAGGATCCGCGCTTCACGAGGCTGCTCGCCGATCACCTCGCGGCGATGACCGACGGATACGTCCTGGCCGAGTTCGGGAGGTTGCTCGAGATCGGCGCGGTCCCGATCCCGAGCGTCGAACAGCTGCTCCGGGAGGAAGGGCGATGA
- a CDS encoding 4Fe-4S dicluster domain-containing protein, which translates to MTITIDTDTCEGAGTCAVVCPEDVLEFKDGRPLILNNRACTNCYICVENCASGAIEVD; encoded by the coding sequence ATGACGATCACGATCGACACCGACACCTGCGAGGGCGCGGGGACCTGCGCTGTGGTCTGCCCCGAGGACGTCCTCGAGTTCAAGGACGGCCGCCCGCTGATCCTCAACAACCGGGCCTGCACCAACTGCTACATCTGCGTCGAGAACTGCGCCTCCGGGGCGATCGAGGTCGACTGA
- a CDS encoding metallopeptidase TldD-related protein, with protein MIDELDRRTDLASDLTRRARAAGVGLIWRAQARRTSRVLVQSGRAEETGVSTASGHGVQVVTPEGYTALGSRDDFDPGAAANLLDRVIGIAAHGPDLGLTRVPAASSEALRARDVPEGLEAFERLDLEAARNRLIDLEREIASRVEGVTLRLAFGTDLDGWRVVRDDGTDVTFAMPRCTMRMTASNEGSGDRHSVGASVSGPLPDLPWNDATVAKFLERALAAARLATRLPDAPNHPSGSFPILMDYALAKGLAHEAFGHASEADGFRSSILAKDGKFRAGDRVGPAHVSVIDEPVRGDHAFQPFSANGVRRRRATIVDHGHLKDALTDAWTSASAGTSLTGAERAESFRSAPLPRMTNIRIEVDAPIPAPGAFEDYGPEEVRELLASAGIFRRHPEVVFLSGYSGGQVNTVTGDFVFNCKSIYRLGHSGATLYKPAIFSGSMFGALGAIREAFGPLALDAIGTCGKWGQSVPSSGGSHWFVFLEPEPSVRLGGR; from the coding sequence GTGATCGACGAGCTCGACCGACGCACCGACCTCGCCTCCGACCTCACCCGCCGCGCCCGCGCTGCGGGCGTCGGCCTGATCTGGCGCGCGCAGGCGCGGCGCACGTCCCGGGTCCTCGTCCAAAGCGGCCGCGCCGAGGAGACCGGCGTCTCGACCGCCTCCGGTCACGGCGTGCAGGTCGTCACTCCCGAAGGGTATACGGCGCTGGGAAGCCGCGACGACTTCGACCCCGGCGCGGCGGCGAACCTGCTCGATCGGGTGATCGGGATCGCCGCGCACGGCCCCGACCTCGGGCTCACCCGCGTTCCCGCGGCCTCCTCCGAGGCGCTGCGCGCGCGCGACGTCCCCGAAGGACTCGAGGCATTCGAGCGGCTCGACCTCGAGGCGGCGCGAAACCGGCTGATCGATCTCGAACGCGAGATCGCCTCGCGGGTCGAGGGCGTGACCCTGCGCCTGGCCTTCGGGACCGACCTCGACGGCTGGCGGGTCGTCCGCGACGACGGCACCGACGTCACCTTCGCGATGCCCCGCTGCACGATGCGGATGACCGCGTCCAACGAAGGGAGCGGCGACCGGCACTCGGTCGGCGCGTCGGTGTCGGGCCCCCTTCCGGACCTGCCGTGGAATGACGCGACGGTCGCGAAGTTCCTCGAGCGCGCGCTCGCCGCGGCACGGCTCGCCACCCGGCTTCCGGACGCGCCCAATCACCCCTCGGGGAGCTTTCCGATCCTCATGGACTACGCCCTCGCCAAGGGGCTCGCCCACGAGGCGTTCGGCCACGCCTCCGAGGCCGACGGCTTTCGTTCTTCGATCCTCGCGAAGGACGGGAAGTTCCGCGCGGGGGATCGCGTCGGTCCCGCGCACGTGTCGGTGATCGACGAGCCGGTGCGGGGTGACCACGCCTTCCAGCCTTTCAGCGCGAACGGCGTGAGACGGCGGCGCGCGACGATCGTCGACCACGGTCACCTGAAGGACGCGCTGACCGACGCGTGGACCTCGGCTTCCGCGGGGACCTCGCTCACCGGCGCCGAGCGCGCCGAGTCGTTCCGCAGCGCGCCCCTGCCGCGCATGACCAACATCCGCATCGAGGTGGACGCGCCGATCCCGGCCCCCGGCGCCTTCGAGGACTACGGCCCCGAGGAGGTCCGGGAGCTCCTGGCATCGGCCGGGATCTTCCGCCGCCACCCGGAAGTCGTGTTCCTTTCGGGATACTCCGGAGGCCAGGTCAACACCGTGACCGGCGACTTCGTCTTCAACTGCAAGTCGATCTACCGCCTCGGCCACTCGGGAGCCACGCTGTACAAGCCGGCGATCTTCTCGGGGTCGATGTTCGGCGCCCTCGGCGCGATCCGCGAGGCGTTCGGCCCCCTCGCCCTCGACGCGATCGGCACCTGCGGGAAGTGGGGGCAGAGCGTCCCGTCGAGCGGAGGCTCCCACTGGTTCGTTTTCCTCGAGCCGGAGCCCTCGGTCCGGCTCGGAGGGCGCTGA